From Streptomyces sp. TLI_105, the proteins below share one genomic window:
- a CDS encoding MmcQ/YjbR family DNA-binding protein: MTPDELRTFCLDFNDASEEFPFGPDVSVFKVAGKMFALSWLDGRPLRINLKCDPDEAVRLREEHPAIAPGYHMNKRHWNTVTVGELPDRMVRELVEDSYDLVVAGLPKAVRLRLDRP, translated from the coding sequence GTGACCCCCGACGAGCTGCGCACCTTCTGCCTGGACTTCAACGACGCGTCGGAGGAGTTCCCGTTCGGCCCGGACGTCTCCGTCTTCAAGGTCGCCGGGAAGATGTTCGCGCTGTCGTGGCTCGACGGCCGGCCGCTGCGGATCAATCTCAAGTGCGACCCGGACGAGGCGGTACGGCTCCGCGAGGAGCACCCGGCGATCGCTCCCGGCTACCACATGAACAAGCGGCACTGGAACACCGTGACCGTCGGAGAGCTCCCGGACCGGATGGTCCGGGAGCTCGTCGAGGACTCGTACGACCTGGTGGTCGCGGGCCTGCCGAAGGCGGTACGGCTCCGCCTCGACCGGCCGTAG
- a CDS encoding carbohydrate kinase family protein: MTTARGEQPQHDAGVDPLVCLREPTDPACDVFLTGTVFLDIIFTGLDSAPVRGTESWARGMGSSPGGVANMATALARLGLRTSLAAAFGDDHYGEYCWDALEQGEGIDLSLSRTVPGWHSPVTVSMAYEGERTMVSHGHEAPPLDGALPAYPPHARAAVASLVPGRSEEWVAQAARGGAKVFADVGWDDTGRWDLAGLTDLQHCEAFLPNAAEAMRYTRTDCPRAAARALADKVRYAVVTLGAEGAYAVDGATGETAEVPAIQVSALDPTGAGDVFVAGFVTGTLADWPLADRLAFAGLTAALSVQEFGGSLSAPTWGEIAAWWQHVQGHARQDPEALRGRYAFLERLLPAPARAWPLRRAVPTIGFRAAHS; this comes from the coding sequence GTGACCACAGCAAGGGGAGAGCAGCCGCAACACGACGCAGGGGTCGACCCGTTGGTGTGCCTGCGCGAGCCCACCGACCCGGCCTGCGACGTCTTCCTGACCGGCACCGTCTTCCTGGACATCATCTTCACCGGCCTGGACAGCGCGCCCGTCCGCGGCACCGAGTCCTGGGCCCGGGGGATGGGGTCGAGCCCGGGCGGCGTCGCCAACATGGCCACCGCCCTCGCCCGGCTCGGGCTCCGCACCTCGCTCGCCGCCGCCTTCGGCGACGACCACTACGGCGAGTACTGCTGGGACGCCCTGGAGCAGGGCGAGGGGATCGACCTGTCGCTCTCCCGGACCGTGCCCGGGTGGCACTCGCCCGTCACCGTCTCCATGGCCTACGAGGGCGAGCGCACGATGGTCTCCCACGGCCACGAGGCCCCGCCGCTCGACGGCGCCCTGCCCGCCTACCCGCCGCACGCGCGCGCCGCCGTCGCCTCCCTCGTGCCCGGCCGCTCCGAGGAGTGGGTCGCCCAGGCCGCCCGGGGCGGCGCCAAGGTCTTCGCCGACGTCGGCTGGGACGACACCGGCCGCTGGGACCTGGCCGGCCTCACCGACCTCCAGCACTGCGAGGCCTTCCTGCCCAACGCCGCCGAGGCGATGCGCTACACCCGCACCGACTGCCCCCGGGCCGCCGCCCGCGCCCTCGCCGACAAGGTCCGCTACGCCGTCGTCACCCTGGGTGCCGAGGGCGCCTACGCCGTCGACGGCGCCACCGGCGAGACCGCCGAGGTCCCCGCCATCCAGGTCTCCGCCCTCGACCCGACCGGCGCGGGGGACGTCTTCGTCGCCGGTTTCGTCACCGGCACCCTCGCCGACTGGCCGCTCGCCGACCGGCTCGCCTTCGCCGGCCTGACCGCGGCGCTGTCGGTGCAGGAGTTCGGCGGCTCGCTGTCCGCCCCGACCTGGGGCGAGATCGCCGCCTGGTGGCAGCACGTCCAGGGCCACGCCCGGCAGGACCCCGAGGCGCTGCGCGGCCGCTACGCCTTCCTGGAGCGGCTCCTGCCCGCCCCCGCCCGCGCGTGGCCGCTGCGCAGGGCCGTGCCGACGATCGGGTTCAGGGCGGCCCACTCGTAA
- the ybeY gene encoding rRNA maturation RNase YbeY, giving the protein MSIDVNNESGTEVDEQAILDIARYALARMRIHPLSELSVIVVDAEAMEQLHIQWMDLPGPTDVMSFPMDELRPPSKDDEEPPQGLLGDIVLCPEVATQQGKDAPTQHSMDEELQLLTVHGVLHLLGYDHEEPDEKAEMFGLQAAIVDGWRAEKGLTGPSPAPTVS; this is encoded by the coding sequence ATGTCGATCGACGTCAACAACGAGTCCGGTACCGAGGTCGACGAGCAGGCGATCCTCGACATCGCCCGCTACGCGCTCGCGCGCATGCGCATCCACCCGCTCTCCGAGCTCTCGGTGATCGTCGTGGACGCGGAGGCGATGGAGCAGCTCCACATCCAGTGGATGGACCTGCCCGGACCGACGGACGTCATGTCCTTCCCGATGGACGAGCTGCGCCCGCCGTCGAAGGACGACGAGGAGCCCCCGCAGGGCCTCCTCGGCGACATCGTGCTCTGCCCCGAGGTCGCCACCCAGCAGGGCAAGGACGCGCCGACGCAGCACTCCATGGACGAGGAGCTCCAGCTCCTCACCGTCCACGGGGTGCTGCACCTGCTCGGGTACGACCACGAGGAGCCGGACGAGAAGGCCGAGATGTTCGGCCTCCAGGCGGCGATCGTCGACGGCTGGCGCGCGGAGAAGGGGCTCACCGGCCCGTCCCCGGCCCCGACCGTCTCCTGA
- a CDS encoding hemolysin family protein — protein sequence MDASLIFGAVALVVVAWLAACAEAGLARVSSFRAAEAVRSGRRGSEKLAQIAADPTRYLNVALLVRVACEMAAGVLVTYACLEAFPETWEALLVAIVVMVLVSYVAVGVSPRTIGRQHPLNTATAAAYVLLPLARIMGPIPQLLILIGNALTPGKGFRKGPFASEAELRAMVDLAEQESLIEDEERRMVHSVFELGDTLVREVMVPRTDLICIERYKTIRQALTLALRSGFSRIPVTGENEDDIVGIVYLKDLVRRTHINRDSEADLVSTAMRPAAFVPDTKNAGDLLREMQQERNHVAVVIDEYGGTAGIVTIEDILEEIVGEITDEYDRELPPVEELGEDRYRVTARLDIGDLGELYGFGPDEYDDEDVETVGGLLAKALGRVPISGAEAVVKLPDGRSLRLTAEASAGRRNKIVTVLVEPLEPEEKPA from the coding sequence ATGGACGCTTCGCTGATCTTCGGCGCGGTCGCGCTGGTCGTCGTCGCCTGGCTCGCCGCCTGCGCCGAGGCCGGTCTCGCCCGCGTCTCCAGCTTCCGCGCCGCCGAGGCCGTCCGGTCCGGGCGGCGCGGGTCGGAGAAGCTCGCCCAGATCGCCGCCGACCCGACCCGCTATCTCAACGTGGCGCTGCTCGTCCGCGTCGCCTGCGAGATGGCGGCCGGCGTCCTCGTCACGTACGCCTGCCTGGAGGCCTTCCCGGAGACCTGGGAGGCGCTCCTCGTCGCCATCGTCGTGATGGTCCTCGTCTCGTACGTGGCCGTCGGCGTCTCGCCGCGCACCATCGGCCGCCAGCACCCGCTGAACACGGCGACCGCCGCCGCGTACGTGCTGCTGCCGCTGGCCCGGATCATGGGCCCGATCCCGCAGCTGCTCATCCTCATCGGCAACGCGCTGACCCCGGGCAAGGGCTTCCGCAAGGGCCCCTTCGCCTCCGAGGCCGAGCTGCGGGCCATGGTCGACCTCGCCGAGCAGGAGTCGCTGATCGAGGACGAGGAGCGCCGGATGGTGCACTCGGTCTTCGAGCTGGGCGACACCCTCGTCCGCGAGGTGATGGTGCCCCGGACCGATCTCATCTGCATCGAGCGGTACAAGACGATCCGTCAGGCCCTCACCCTCGCGCTGCGCTCCGGCTTCTCCCGGATACCGGTCACCGGGGAGAACGAGGACGACATCGTCGGCATCGTCTACCTGAAGGACCTGGTCCGCCGGACCCACATCAACCGGGACTCCGAGGCCGACCTGGTGTCCACCGCGATGCGGCCCGCCGCCTTCGTGCCCGACACCAAGAACGCCGGCGACCTGCTGCGCGAGATGCAGCAGGAGCGCAACCACGTCGCCGTCGTCATCGACGAGTACGGCGGCACGGCCGGCATCGTCACCATCGAGGACATCCTGGAGGAGATCGTCGGCGAGATCACCGACGAGTACGACCGGGAGCTGCCGCCCGTCGAGGAGCTCGGCGAGGACCGCTATCGGGTCACCGCCCGCCTCGACATCGGCGACCTCGGCGAGCTGTACGGCTTCGGCCCCGACGAGTACGACGACGAGGACGTGGAGACCGTCGGCGGTCTGCTCGCCAAGGCCCTCGGCCGGGTCCCGATCTCGGGCGCCGAGGCGGTCGTGAAGCTGCCGGACGGACGCTCGCTGCGGCTGACGGCCGAGGCCTCCGCCGGCCGCCGGAACAAGATCGTCACCGTGCTCGTGGAACCGCTGGAACCGGAGGAGAAGCCGGCGTGA
- a CDS encoding MFS transporter produces MSSRTRGGALAALVALFTAGYLAPYLLPTVVGRLSAGLGLTPAQAGLVGSVLLLGSSTAGFTLAARGERIGPRRAARAGLLAMAVGYGSAAATGLVPLVVAGAVLGGLGSGTATAVAVAGIAGQRDPHRASTLGLLSVSAAAGALYLTLPHLGGGHAAPLLAIACAATLVWPATGRLPGAGRMAREATAAATRAVSEATAAVGRGAGATAAPGPLPYRRAGAVLAGGVLCWSLAQNALWGVSGRIGLTQAGLSEVTVGAVFAAALGAGLAGVTAAGALGSRLGRAVPIGAGTVIIAGCVWLSSSAEDLTGFATGEILWNTVYPVVLSYLLGLAASLDPRGRWAVMVGSASSLGVACGPVTGSLLSDRAGYPGMGLVLCALLLLVAAPMTAVARHASGRPLVPGSIRRRGGAPAAVLAGRGSGTAALVPQVGAPEQEVTPVAVPAGRRRMAKSTFRLARPSDRG; encoded by the coding sequence ATGTCCTCGCGGACCCGCGGCGGGGCCCTCGCCGCCCTCGTCGCCCTCTTCACCGCCGGCTACCTCGCCCCGTATCTGCTGCCGACCGTCGTCGGCCGCCTCTCCGCCGGACTCGGCCTCACGCCCGCCCAGGCGGGCCTGGTCGGCTCCGTCCTCCTCCTCGGCTCCTCGACCGCCGGCTTCACGCTCGCCGCGCGCGGGGAGCGGATCGGGCCGCGCCGCGCCGCCCGCGCCGGTCTGCTCGCGATGGCCGTCGGATACGGCTCCGCCGCCGCGACCGGCCTCGTGCCGCTGGTGGTCGCGGGCGCGGTCCTCGGCGGCCTCGGCTCGGGCACGGCGACGGCGGTGGCCGTGGCGGGGATCGCCGGACAGCGCGACCCGCACCGCGCCTCGACCCTGGGCCTGCTCTCCGTCTCGGCGGCGGCGGGCGCCCTCTACCTGACCCTCCCGCACCTCGGCGGCGGCCACGCCGCCCCGCTCCTCGCGATCGCCTGCGCGGCGACCCTGGTCTGGCCGGCCACGGGCCGCCTGCCGGGCGCCGGGCGCATGGCACGGGAGGCCACGGCGGCGGCCACGCGCGCGGTGTCGGAGGCCACGGCGGCCGTCGGCAGGGGGGCCGGGGCCACGGCGGCCCCGGGGCCCCTGCCGTACCGGCGGGCCGGTGCCGTACTCGCCGGAGGCGTCCTGTGCTGGTCCCTCGCGCAGAACGCCCTGTGGGGCGTGAGCGGCCGCATCGGCCTCACCCAGGCCGGCCTCTCCGAGGTCACCGTCGGCGCGGTCTTCGCGGCGGCGCTCGGCGCGGGCCTCGCCGGCGTCACGGCGGCGGGCGCGCTCGGCTCGCGCCTGGGCCGGGCGGTCCCGATCGGCGCGGGCACGGTGATCATCGCGGGCTGTGTGTGGCTGAGCTCGTCCGCCGAGGACCTCACCGGCTTCGCGACCGGCGAGATCCTGTGGAACACCGTCTACCCGGTCGTCCTGTCCTACCTCCTGGGCCTGGCCGCCTCCCTCGACCCGCGCGGCCGCTGGGCCGTCATGGTGGGCTCGGCCTCCTCCCTCGGCGTGGCCTGCGGCCCGGTGACCGGCTCCCTGCTCTCCGACCGCGCGGGCTACCCGGGCATGGGCCTGGTCCTCTGCGCCCTGCTCCTGCTGGTCGCCGCCCCCATGACGGCGGTCGCCCGCCACGCCTCCGGCCGCCCGCTGGTCCCGGGCTCGATCCGCCGGCGCGGCGGGGCGCCCGCGGCGGTGCTCGCGGGGCGGGGTTCGGGGACGGCGGCCCTGGTTCCCCAGGTGGGAGCGCCCGAGCAGGAGGTCACGCCGGTGGCGGTCCCGGCGGGGCGCCGCCGCATGGCGAAGTCGACGTTCCGCCTGGCCCGCCCGTCGGACCGGGGCTGA
- a CDS encoding PhoH family protein — translation MTHTPTAHDGAPREEAPGQARAHFTVPAKHPMVTLLGSGDALLRVIERSFPETDIHVRGNQVSAAGDAAEVALIQRLFDEMMLVLRTGQPMTEDAVERSIAMLRASGNGSAEGGEETPAEVLTQNILSSRGRTIRPKTLNQKRYVDAIDKHTIVFGIGPAGTGKTYLAMAKAVQALQSKQVNRIILTRPAVEAGERLGFLPGTLYEKIDPYLRPLYDALHDMLDPDSIPKLMASGTIEVAPLAYMRGRTLNDAFIILDEAQNTNPEQMKMFLTRLGFDSKIVITGDVTQVDLPNGTKSGLRQVRDILDGVQDVHFSTLTSQDVVRHKLVGRIVDAYEQYDSRNGRNGK, via the coding sequence ATGACTCACACACCCACAGCCCACGACGGAGCGCCCCGCGAGGAGGCGCCCGGACAGGCCCGCGCCCACTTCACCGTCCCCGCGAAGCACCCCATGGTGACCCTGCTCGGCTCGGGTGACGCCCTGCTCCGCGTGATCGAGCGGTCGTTCCCCGAGACCGACATCCATGTGCGGGGCAACCAGGTCAGCGCGGCCGGAGACGCGGCGGAAGTCGCCCTGATCCAGCGCCTGTTCGACGAGATGATGCTGGTGCTCCGCACCGGTCAGCCGATGACGGAGGACGCAGTGGAACGCTCGATCGCCATGCTCAGGGCGAGCGGGAACGGATCGGCGGAGGGCGGCGAGGAGACCCCCGCCGAGGTGCTCACGCAGAACATCCTCTCCAGCCGGGGGCGCACGATCCGCCCCAAGACGCTCAACCAGAAGCGGTACGTCGACGCGATCGACAAGCACACGATCGTCTTCGGCATCGGCCCCGCCGGCACCGGCAAGACCTATCTCGCCATGGCGAAGGCGGTCCAGGCCCTGCAGTCCAAGCAGGTCAACCGGATCATCCTGACCCGCCCCGCCGTCGAGGCGGGCGAGCGTCTCGGCTTCCTGCCCGGCACGCTCTACGAGAAGATCGACCCGTACCTGCGGCCGCTCTACGACGCCCTGCACGACATGCTCGACCCGGACTCCATCCCCAAGCTCATGGCGAGCGGGACGATCGAGGTCGCGCCGCTGGCGTACATGCGCGGACGGACGCTGAACGACGCGTTCATCATCCTCGACGAGGCACAGAACACGAACCCCGAGCAGATGAAGATGTTCCTCACCCGCCTCGGCTTCGACTCGAAGATCGTCATCACCGGTGACGTCACCCAGGTCGACCTGCCGAACGGGACGAAGAGCGGTCTGCGGCAGGTCCGCGACATCCTGGACGGCGTCCAGGACGTGCACTTCTCGACGCTCACGTCGCAGGATGTCGTCCGGCACAAGCTCGTCGGCCGTATCGTCGACGCGTACGAGCAGTACGACAGCCGCAACGGCCGCAACGGGAAGTAG